A genomic segment from Chrysemys picta bellii isolate R12L10 chromosome 11, ASM1138683v2, whole genome shotgun sequence encodes:
- the CNOT9 gene encoding CCR4-NOT transcription complex subunit 9 isoform X4, which yields MHSLATAAPVPTALAQVDREKIYQWINELSSPETRENALLELSKKRESVPDLAPMLWHSFGTIAALLQEIVNIYPSINPPTLTAHQSNRVCNALALLQCVASHPETRSAFLAAHIPLFLYPFLHTVSKTRPFEYLRLTSLGVIGALVKTDEQEVINFLLTTEIIPLCLRIMESGSELSKTVATFILQKILLDDTGLAYICQTYERFSHVAMILGKMVLQLSKEPSARLLKHVVRCYLRLSDNPRCRAREALRQCLPDQLKDTTFAQVLKDDTTTKRWLAQLVKNLQEGQVTDPRGIPLPPQ from the exons ATGCACAGCCTGGCCACGGCCGCG CCTGTGCCGACAGCACTGGCTCAGGTGGATAGAGAGAAGATCTATCAGTGGATTAATGAGCTGTCCAGCCCTGAGACCCGCGAGAATGCCTTGCTGGAGCTGAGTAAGAAGCGTGAATCAGTCCCTGACCTGGCCCCAATGCTATGGCACTCATTTGGCACAATCGCAGCTCTTCTGCAG GAAATTGTAAATATTTATCCATCAATCAACCCGCCAACCCTGACAGCCCATCAATCTAACCGAGTCTGCAATGCTCTGGCACTCCTGCAGTGCGTTGCGTCGCATCCGGAAACCAG GTCAGCCTTCCTTGCAGCTCACATCCCTCTCTTCTTGTACCCCTTCTTGCACACAGTTAGCAAGACTCGTCCATTTGAATACCTGCGGCTTACCAGCCTTGGAGTGATTG GGGCCCTGGTGAAGACGGATGAGCAAGAAGTGATAAACTTTTTGTTGACAACAGAAATTATCCCCCTCTGCTTGCGCATCATGGAGTCTGGCAGCGAACTTTCCAAGACG GTTGCTACGTTTATTCTACAGAAGATCCTCCTGGATGATACAGGATTGGCGTATATCTGCCAGACTTATGAGCGGTTTTCTCATGTCGCCATGATATTG GGTAAGATGGTCCTTCAGCTCTCCAAGGAGCCGTCAGCAAGGCTGTTGAAACACGTGGTCCGCTGCTACCTTCGCCTTTCCGATAACCCAAG ATGTAGGGCACGAGAGGCTCTCAGACAGTGCCTTCCTGACCAGCTGAAGGACACCACCTTCGCCCAGGTGCTGAAGGacgacaccaccaccaagcgctGGCTGGCACAGCTCGTCAAGAACCTGCAGGAGGGTCAGGTCACCGACCCCAGGggcatccccctgcccccgcaaTGA
- the CNOT9 gene encoding CCR4-NOT transcription complex subunit 9 isoform X5, with product MHSLATAAPVPTALAQVDREKIYQWINELSSPETRENALLELSKKRESVPDLAPMLWHSFGTIAALLQEIVNIYPSINPPTLTAHQSNRVCNALALLQCVASHPETRSAFLAAHIPLFLYPFLHTVSKTRPFEYLRLTSLGVIGALVKTDEQEVINFLLTTEIIPLCLRIMESGSELSKTVATFILQKILLDDTGLAYICQTYERFSHVAMILGKMVLQLSKEPSARLLKHVVRCYLRLSDNPRAREALRQCLPDQLKDTTFAQVLKDDTTTKRWLAQLVKNLQEGQVTDPRGIPLPPQ from the exons ATGCACAGCCTGGCCACGGCCGCG CCTGTGCCGACAGCACTGGCTCAGGTGGATAGAGAGAAGATCTATCAGTGGATTAATGAGCTGTCCAGCCCTGAGACCCGCGAGAATGCCTTGCTGGAGCTGAGTAAGAAGCGTGAATCAGTCCCTGACCTGGCCCCAATGCTATGGCACTCATTTGGCACAATCGCAGCTCTTCTGCAG GAAATTGTAAATATTTATCCATCAATCAACCCGCCAACCCTGACAGCCCATCAATCTAACCGAGTCTGCAATGCTCTGGCACTCCTGCAGTGCGTTGCGTCGCATCCGGAAACCAG GTCAGCCTTCCTTGCAGCTCACATCCCTCTCTTCTTGTACCCCTTCTTGCACACAGTTAGCAAGACTCGTCCATTTGAATACCTGCGGCTTACCAGCCTTGGAGTGATTG GGGCCCTGGTGAAGACGGATGAGCAAGAAGTGATAAACTTTTTGTTGACAACAGAAATTATCCCCCTCTGCTTGCGCATCATGGAGTCTGGCAGCGAACTTTCCAAGACG GTTGCTACGTTTATTCTACAGAAGATCCTCCTGGATGATACAGGATTGGCGTATATCTGCCAGACTTATGAGCGGTTTTCTCATGTCGCCATGATATTG GGTAAGATGGTCCTTCAGCTCTCCAAGGAGCCGTCAGCAAGGCTGTTGAAACACGTGGTCCGCTGCTACCTTCGCCTTTCCGATAACCCAAG GGCACGAGAGGCTCTCAGACAGTGCCTTCCTGACCAGCTGAAGGACACCACCTTCGCCCAGGTGCTGAAGGacgacaccaccaccaagcgctGGCTGGCACAGCTCGTCAAGAACCTGCAGGAGGGTCAGGTCACCGACCCCAGGggcatccccctgcccccgcaaTGA
- the CNOT9 gene encoding CCR4-NOT transcription complex subunit 9 isoform X3, which translates to MYLPVLLSPLKPVPTALAQVDREKIYQWINELSSPETRENALLELSKKRESVPDLAPMLWHSFGTIAALLQEIVNIYPSINPPTLTAHQSNRVCNALALLQCVASHPETRSAFLAAHIPLFLYPFLHTVSKTRPFEYLRLTSLGVIGALVKTDEQEVINFLLTTEIIPLCLRIMESGSELSKTVATFILQKILLDDTGLAYICQTYERFSHVAMILGKMVLQLSKEPSARLLKHVVRCYLRLSDNPRAREALRQCLPDQLKDTTFAQVLKDDTTTKRWLAQLVKNLQEGQVTDPRGIPLPPQ; encoded by the exons ATGTACTTACCCGTTTTATTGTCTCCCCTCAAGCCTGTGCCGACAGCACTGGCTCAGGTGGATAGAGAGAAGATCTATCAGTGGATTAATGAGCTGTCCAGCCCTGAGACCCGCGAGAATGCCTTGCTGGAGCTGAGTAAGAAGCGTGAATCAGTCCCTGACCTGGCCCCAATGCTATGGCACTCATTTGGCACAATCGCAGCTCTTCTGCAG GAAATTGTAAATATTTATCCATCAATCAACCCGCCAACCCTGACAGCCCATCAATCTAACCGAGTCTGCAATGCTCTGGCACTCCTGCAGTGCGTTGCGTCGCATCCGGAAACCAG GTCAGCCTTCCTTGCAGCTCACATCCCTCTCTTCTTGTACCCCTTCTTGCACACAGTTAGCAAGACTCGTCCATTTGAATACCTGCGGCTTACCAGCCTTGGAGTGATTG GGGCCCTGGTGAAGACGGATGAGCAAGAAGTGATAAACTTTTTGTTGACAACAGAAATTATCCCCCTCTGCTTGCGCATCATGGAGTCTGGCAGCGAACTTTCCAAGACG GTTGCTACGTTTATTCTACAGAAGATCCTCCTGGATGATACAGGATTGGCGTATATCTGCCAGACTTATGAGCGGTTTTCTCATGTCGCCATGATATTG GGTAAGATGGTCCTTCAGCTCTCCAAGGAGCCGTCAGCAAGGCTGTTGAAACACGTGGTCCGCTGCTACCTTCGCCTTTCCGATAACCCAAG GGCACGAGAGGCTCTCAGACAGTGCCTTCCTGACCAGCTGAAGGACACCACCTTCGCCCAGGTGCTGAAGGacgacaccaccaccaagcgctGGCTGGCACAGCTCGTCAAGAACCTGCAGGAGGGTCAGGTCACCGACCCCAGGggcatccccctgcccccgcaaTGA
- the CNOT9 gene encoding CCR4-NOT transcription complex subunit 9 isoform X1 yields the protein MYLPVLLSPLKPVPTALAQVDREKIYQWINELSSPETRENALLELSKKRESVPDLAPMLWHSFGTIAALLQEIVNIYPSINPPTLTAHQSNRVCNALALLQCVASHPETRSAFLAAHIPLFLYPFLHTVSKTRPFEYLRLTSLGVIGALVKTDEQEVINFLLTTEIIPLCLRIMESGSELSKTVATFILQKILLDDTGLAYICQTYERFSHVAMILGKMVLQLSKEPSARLLKHVVRCYLRLSDNPRCRAREALRQCLPDQLKDTTFAQVLKDDTTTKRWLAQLVKNLQEGQVTDPRGIPLPPQ from the exons ATGTACTTACCCGTTTTATTGTCTCCCCTCAAGCCTGTGCCGACAGCACTGGCTCAGGTGGATAGAGAGAAGATCTATCAGTGGATTAATGAGCTGTCCAGCCCTGAGACCCGCGAGAATGCCTTGCTGGAGCTGAGTAAGAAGCGTGAATCAGTCCCTGACCTGGCCCCAATGCTATGGCACTCATTTGGCACAATCGCAGCTCTTCTGCAG GAAATTGTAAATATTTATCCATCAATCAACCCGCCAACCCTGACAGCCCATCAATCTAACCGAGTCTGCAATGCTCTGGCACTCCTGCAGTGCGTTGCGTCGCATCCGGAAACCAG GTCAGCCTTCCTTGCAGCTCACATCCCTCTCTTCTTGTACCCCTTCTTGCACACAGTTAGCAAGACTCGTCCATTTGAATACCTGCGGCTTACCAGCCTTGGAGTGATTG GGGCCCTGGTGAAGACGGATGAGCAAGAAGTGATAAACTTTTTGTTGACAACAGAAATTATCCCCCTCTGCTTGCGCATCATGGAGTCTGGCAGCGAACTTTCCAAGACG GTTGCTACGTTTATTCTACAGAAGATCCTCCTGGATGATACAGGATTGGCGTATATCTGCCAGACTTATGAGCGGTTTTCTCATGTCGCCATGATATTG GGTAAGATGGTCCTTCAGCTCTCCAAGGAGCCGTCAGCAAGGCTGTTGAAACACGTGGTCCGCTGCTACCTTCGCCTTTCCGATAACCCAAG ATGTAGGGCACGAGAGGCTCTCAGACAGTGCCTTCCTGACCAGCTGAAGGACACCACCTTCGCCCAGGTGCTGAAGGacgacaccaccaccaagcgctGGCTGGCACAGCTCGTCAAGAACCTGCAGGAGGGTCAGGTCACCGACCCCAGGggcatccccctgcccccgcaaTGA
- the LOC135974106 gene encoding uncharacterized protein LOC135974106, producing the protein MEPAATIAAVMAVVNTSHLISHLFQRQMLRNRARRLRQRDEDMKSESGTDLSQSTGPRALDIMVALGHVDAMERRFWAQETSTDWWDRIVLQVWDESQWLRNFRMQKGTFLELCELLSPALKRKDTRMRAALTVQKRVAIALWKLAMPDSYRSVANHFGVGKSTVGVVVMQVANAVVDVLLSKVVTLGNVEVIIDGFAAMGFPNCGGAIDGTHIPILGPDHQASQYINRKGYFSMVLQALVDHRGRFTNINVGWLGKVHDAHVFRNSGLFRRLQEGIYFPDHKITVGAVEMPIVILGDPAYPLMPWLMKPYTGTLDTEKELFNYRLSKCRMEVECAFGHLKGRWRSLLTRSDLSETNIPIVIAVCCVLHNLCESKGETFMAGWEVETSRLAADYAQPDSRAIRRAQRDALCIREALKARFLSEQGNL; encoded by the coding sequence atggagcccgctgcgaccatcgctgcagttatggccgttgtcaacacctcgcaccttatcagccaccttttccagaggcagatgctgagaaatcgggcgaggaggctacggcagcgtgatgaggacatgaagtctgagagtggcacagacctgtcacaaagcacgggaccccgcgccttggacatcatggtggcactgggtcatgttgatgccatggaacggcgattctgggcccaggaaacaagcacggactggtgggaccgcatagtgctgcaggtctgggatgaatcccagtggctgagaaactttcgcatgcagaagggaactttccttgaactttgtgagttgctgtcccctgccctgaagcgcaaggacacccggatgcgagcagccctgactgtccagaagcgagtggccatagccctctggaagcttgcaatgccagacagctaccggtcagtcgcgaaccactttggcgtgggcaaatctaccgtgggggttgttgtgatgcaagtagccaacgcagtcgttgatgtactgctgtcaaaggtagtgaccctgggaaacgtggaggtcatcatagatggcttcgccgcaatgggattcccaaactgcggtggggctatagatggaactcacatccctatcctgggaccggaccaccaggccagccagtacattaaccgaaagggctacttttcaatggtgctgcaagcactggtggaccataggggacgttttaccaacatcaacgtcggatggctgggcaaggttcatgacgctcatgttttcaggaactcgGGTCtttttagacggctgcaggaaggtatttacttcccggaccacaaaataactgttggggctgtggagatgcctatagtgatcctcggggacccagcctacccgctaatgccatggctcatgaagccctatacaggcaccctggacactgaaaaggaactcttcaactaccggctgagcaagtgcagaatggaggtggagtgtgcttttggacatctcaaggggagatggagaagcttactgactcgctctgatctcagcgaaaccaatatccccattgttattgcagtttgctgtgtgctccacaatctctgtgagagcaagggggagacctttatggcggggtgggaggttgagacaagtcgcctggctgctgattacgcccagccagacagccgtgcaattagaagagcccagcgggacgcgctgtgcatccgggaggctttgaaagctaggttcctgagtgagcagggtaacctgtga
- the CNOT9 gene encoding CCR4-NOT transcription complex subunit 9 isoform X2 gives MYLPVLLSPLKPVPTALAQVDREKIYQWINELSSPETRENALLELSKKRESVPDLAPMLWHSFGTIAALLQEIVNIYPSINPPTLTAHQSNRVCNALALLQCVASHPETRSAFLAAHIPLFLYPFLHTVSKTRPFEYLRLTSLGVIGALVKTDEQEVINFLLTTEIIPLCLRIMESGSELSKTVATFILQKILLDDTGLAYICQTYERFSHVAMILGKMVLQLSKEPSARLLKHVVRCYLRLSDNPSRAREALRQCLPDQLKDTTFAQVLKDDTTTKRWLAQLVKNLQEGQVTDPRGIPLPPQ, from the exons ATGTACTTACCCGTTTTATTGTCTCCCCTCAAGCCTGTGCCGACAGCACTGGCTCAGGTGGATAGAGAGAAGATCTATCAGTGGATTAATGAGCTGTCCAGCCCTGAGACCCGCGAGAATGCCTTGCTGGAGCTGAGTAAGAAGCGTGAATCAGTCCCTGACCTGGCCCCAATGCTATGGCACTCATTTGGCACAATCGCAGCTCTTCTGCAG GAAATTGTAAATATTTATCCATCAATCAACCCGCCAACCCTGACAGCCCATCAATCTAACCGAGTCTGCAATGCTCTGGCACTCCTGCAGTGCGTTGCGTCGCATCCGGAAACCAG GTCAGCCTTCCTTGCAGCTCACATCCCTCTCTTCTTGTACCCCTTCTTGCACACAGTTAGCAAGACTCGTCCATTTGAATACCTGCGGCTTACCAGCCTTGGAGTGATTG GGGCCCTGGTGAAGACGGATGAGCAAGAAGTGATAAACTTTTTGTTGACAACAGAAATTATCCCCCTCTGCTTGCGCATCATGGAGTCTGGCAGCGAACTTTCCAAGACG GTTGCTACGTTTATTCTACAGAAGATCCTCCTGGATGATACAGGATTGGCGTATATCTGCCAGACTTATGAGCGGTTTTCTCATGTCGCCATGATATTG GGTAAGATGGTCCTTCAGCTCTCCAAGGAGCCGTCAGCAAGGCTGTTGAAACACGTGGTCCGCTGCTACCTTCGCCTTTCCGATAACCCAAG TAGGGCACGAGAGGCTCTCAGACAGTGCCTTCCTGACCAGCTGAAGGACACCACCTTCGCCCAGGTGCTGAAGGacgacaccaccaccaagcgctGGCTGGCACAGCTCGTCAAGAACCTGCAGGAGGGTCAGGTCACCGACCCCAGGggcatccccctgcccccgcaaTGA